TATGTGATGAACCTGCTGTGATTATCGCCGAATCTTTGGGAGCATTAGTTTCCCTATCCCTGGCTCAAGAATATCCTGAATTAATAGCGCGGTTAGTAGTCATTAATGTACCAATTTTTGCTGAAACTTTACCCCATTGGGGAATGTGGTTATTAGCCAAAACGCCGCTGGAAATACTGCAAACAATTGACTCTTTGCGTCTCGCATATTTGTTTGCGCCTCTATTTCGAGAATTCATGGCAATTCAAAGACGTGGCGTACTATTTGACCCATCCATCCTCAATGAGGAAGATATCTACTGGATATGTTACCCATTTATTGAGTTTCCTGGTACTATTGTCAAAATCGCTGAAGAATTACAAATAGCAGCAAAGGAATTAGAAGATTACCAAACTAATAAACCAAATCTCCTCAGTCAAATTCAAAATAAACTGGATAAAATTTATTGTCCCACACTAATTTTATGGGGTGAGCAAGATAGTTGGTTCCCGGTTAGTCACGGTTACAAATTATATCAATCTCTCCCTAATGCTAAGTTACAAATTCTGCCTAACTGTTGTCATGATGCTGCTACTGGTTCTTCAGAACATCTGAATCTTGAGATTCTTGAGTTCCTGCGGGATACGAATTTTTTATAAGTTAAGAGCCGGAAATTTATTTCCGGCTCTTAACCTAGCAGTATTGGGATGGAGTTTCCCGTCGCTTTTAATAAATAATAAGTGAGAGAAGGCATACCATTCGCCTTAATTCTCCCACTCTGTCATTTGCCACTGGAGCGTTCAGGAATATGTATGGATACTGCCCTTTATTTAGGGGGCTAAAGTGTAATTTAACGACAATATCCAGACAAAATTAATGTTCCTGTTGCGGCAAATGCCAAGGTTCATTACTGTTTATAATCTGCCAATACAAATGATTGGTAGATATAATTATTGTGTACAATCAAATCAATCCGAAAAACTTGTATTTACAAGTAATATGATTGTTTGGTAGACCCTGATAACAACACCCTTGAAGTCGTTTATCTTTTACAAATTTAACTGAATTATTTTTGGCTTGGTTGCCATTTTGGCATTTTTTGAAATTTAATATTTATTGACTGT
The Gloeotrichia echinulata CP02 DNA segment above includes these coding regions:
- a CDS encoding alpha/beta hydrolase; translated protein: MKDWWDTTFPQGRQSLIITDSQGYPVQIAYGEKGTGKPLILLHGMGNWSYNWRHTITPLSKYFRVICFDAKGYGFSEKPLSRRENNGHQVLELARIIQALCDEPAVIIAESLGALVSLSLAQEYPELIARLVVINVPIFAETLPHWGMWLLAKTPLEILQTIDSLRLAYLFAPLFREFMAIQRRGVLFDPSILNEEDIYWICYPFIEFPGTIVKIAEELQIAAKELEDYQTNKPNLLSQIQNKLDKIYCPTLILWGEQDSWFPVSHGYKLYQSLPNAKLQILPNCCHDAATGSSEHLNLEILEFLRDTNFL